The Saprospiraceae bacterium genome includes a window with the following:
- a CDS encoding FAD-dependent oxidoreductase, with the protein MVRQVEVKIFPDKINDETFIRNLVSTQLRIRSGQPFELVLKKKSIDARGKRPFYIIKADVYIDEKYESPEPVSNFYKNVHDKPVVIIIGAGPAGYFAGLECLIAGLKPIILERGKDVQARRRDLRAIQQFGEVNPDSNYCFGEGGAGTYSDGKLYTRSHKRGVIEKVLRQLVEHGANPDILIDAHPHIGSNKLPQIIANIRESIEKYGGEVHFETKVTDIIIENYSVTGVKTGNGKHINGDHIILATGHSARDIYQMLNDKAITIEAKPFALGLRIEHPQSFIDAVQYKQENREENLPAASYGVVSQVEGKGVFSFCMCPGGLVVPAATAPGEIVVNGMSLSRRDSPFANSGFVTSIEIDELEAHGYKGVFASLEFQKEIEQLMFKSGDGSQKAPAQRVTDFVNGVVSETLNPTSYIPGLVSAPLHRLLPPFLYKRLRAGLIDIDKKMKGYISDKANIIGVESRTSAPIKIPREKETLMHPQIKGLYPCGEGAGYAGGILSAAMDGQNVVKAIFSKMEAIGDAG; encoded by the coding sequence ATGGTCAGACAGGTAGAAGTCAAAATATTTCCGGATAAAATAAATGATGAAACATTTATCAGAAATCTTGTGAGTACTCAATTAAGAATCAGGTCCGGTCAGCCATTTGAATTGGTCTTAAAGAAAAAATCAATTGATGCCAGAGGAAAAAGACCATTTTACATTATCAAAGCAGATGTTTATATAGATGAGAAATATGAATCACCTGAACCTGTAAGCAATTTTTATAAAAATGTCCATGACAAACCGGTGGTGATTATCATCGGAGCAGGACCGGCAGGATATTTTGCCGGACTCGAATGTCTGATAGCGGGTTTGAAACCCATCATTTTAGAGAGAGGAAAGGATGTGCAGGCTCGCAGGAGAGACTTACGGGCTATTCAGCAATTCGGTGAAGTCAATCCTGATTCCAATTATTGTTTTGGCGAGGGCGGTGCAGGTACTTATTCTGATGGCAAATTGTACACCCGTTCACACAAACGTGGAGTGATAGAAAAAGTACTCAGACAGCTTGTCGAACATGGAGCAAATCCGGATATATTGATAGACGCACATCCGCATATTGGTTCCAATAAACTCCCGCAAATCATCGCCAATATAAGAGAAAGCATTGAGAAATATGGTGGTGAAGTCCATTTCGAAACAAAAGTGACTGATATTATTATCGAAAATTATTCTGTAACCGGGGTAAAAACCGGCAATGGAAAACACATCAATGGAGATCATATTATACTTGCAACAGGACACTCTGCCAGAGATATATATCAAATGTTGAACGATAAAGCCATCACTATCGAAGCAAAACCGTTTGCGCTCGGATTAAGAATAGAGCACCCGCAATCTTTTATCGATGCTGTACAATACAAGCAGGAAAACCGTGAAGAAAACCTGCCGGCAGCCAGTTATGGTGTAGTGAGTCAGGTAGAAGGGAAAGGCGTATTTTCATTTTGTATGTGCCCGGGAGGATTGGTGGTACCGGCTGCAACTGCTCCGGGTGAGATAGTGGTCAATGGAATGTCGCTAAGTCGGCGGGACAGTCCGTTTGCTAATTCAGGTTTTGTCACTTCTATTGAGATAGATGAATTGGAAGCGCATGGGTACAAAGGTGTTTTTGCGTCCCTGGAATTTCAAAAGGAAATAGAACAGTTGATGTTCAAAAGTGGTGATGGCTCTCAGAAAGCGCCGGCACAAAGAGTCACGGATTTTGTAAATGGTGTTGTGTCCGAAACCCTGAATCCAACATCATATATTCCGGGTCTTGTTTCTGCACCCCTGCACCGGTTACTACCACCCTTTTTATACAAAAGGTTAAGGGCAGGCCTTATTGACATTGATAAAAAAATGAAAGGTTATATTTCTGACAAAGCCAATATCATAGGAGTTGAGAGCAGAACTTCTGCCCCGATCAAAATACCTCGTGAAAAAGAAACCTTGATGCATCCTCAAATAAAAGGTCTTTATCCCTGTGGTGAAGGTGCCGGGTATGCAGGAGGTATTTTATCTGCTGCCATGGACGGACAAAATGTTGTAAAAGCCATATTTTCAAAGATGGAAGCGATAGGTGATGCCGGTTGA
- a CDS encoding DoxX family protein, which produces MKDIAELLGRIFIAFLFINEAMDSLVFFEKSKATMSAYNIVWKQDLILSIVIFVLIFGAILVLIGYYASVGAFLLLLYWLPFTLIVYSFWNDPPEYQRLHALMFMRNLALCGGLLILIANGAGKYSIKRLIYVMKLPK; this is translated from the coding sequence ATGAAAGATATAGCAGAATTGTTAGGCAGGATATTTATTGCTTTTTTATTTATTAATGAAGCCATGGATTCATTGGTGTTTTTTGAAAAGTCCAAAGCTACAATGTCCGCCTATAATATAGTCTGGAAACAGGATTTGATTTTATCCATCGTAATTTTTGTTTTGATTTTTGGGGCTATTCTGGTGCTGATTGGCTATTACGCAAGTGTCGGTGCTTTTTTATTACTCTTATACTGGCTTCCGTTTACCTTGATAGTTTATTCATTTTGGAATGATCCACCTGAATACCAAAGGCTTCATGCCCTGATGTTTATGAGAAATCTGGCTTTGTGTGGCGGGTTGCTGATACTCATTGCAAACGGGGCCGGAAAGTACAGTATAAAAAGGTTAATATATGTGATGAAATTGCCCAAATAA
- the tmk gene encoding dTMP kinase, with product MSKKNLFIAFEGIDGSGKSTQVKLLSEKLKSSGHKVYATFEPTDSPIGSLIRNIFNHRIEADHKTIAALFVADRLDHLLNKTNGIVQKLEQGYTVITDRYYFSSYAYHGTHMDMDWVISSNQMAAEILKPDVNIYIDMLPEESMERIKSTRSNIEMYETLENLKAVRSKYLEAFEKLCRQENIITINGNHSLETVSQNVWDAIADLLN from the coding sequence ATGTCAAAAAAAAACCTGTTTATTGCTTTTGAAGGAATTGACGGAAGTGGTAAGAGCACTCAGGTCAAACTGTTATCTGAAAAACTAAAATCTTCGGGCCACAAAGTTTATGCAACTTTTGAACCCACTGACAGCCCGATAGGTTCATTGATCCGAAATATTTTTAACCATAGAATTGAAGCAGACCACAAAACTATCGCTGCACTTTTTGTAGCAGACCGATTGGATCACCTGCTGAATAAAACCAACGGTATCGTCCAAAAACTGGAACAAGGTTATACTGTCATCACAGATCGCTACTATTTTTCATCATATGCATATCATGGTACCCACATGGATATGGATTGGGTAATCAGCAGTAATCAAATGGCAGCCGAAATCCTGAAGCCGGACGTAAATATCTATATCGATATGTTGCCCGAAGAAAGTATGGAAAGAATTAAAAGTACGAGAAGTAACATTGAAATGTACGAAACCCTGGAAAATCTGAAAGCGGTGCGAAGCAAATATTTGGAAGCATTTGAAAAACTATGTAGACAGGAAAATATTATTACGATTAACGGAAACCACTCCCTAGAAACAGTATCCCAAAATGTATGGGACGCCATCGCTGATTTGTTGAATTAA
- a CDS encoding sigma-70 family RNA polymerase sigma factor, with product MNINKSPAHGNENAESARYLKGIRENDHQIIDEIYRKFSGSIISLVHQNNGTTADARDIFQDVMISIFRQANNGLELKCSFNTFLYLACKKRWISYAQSKYRSKTSYGDDNVGNVFSINEEVNHFLKEDEKFKLMMEKVKMMNEGCRDVIELSWKRGEDGNYMSWMEIAQILEVSYAYVRKKASECKSRLIDLVRKDVRFRELL from the coding sequence ATGAATATTAACAAGAGTCCCGCACACGGAAATGAGAATGCTGAATCGGCCCGATATCTGAAAGGCATCCGGGAAAATGATCATCAGATCATCGATGAAATATATCGTAAATTCAGTGGTTCTATCATCAGTTTGGTTCATCAGAATAATGGTACGACGGCGGACGCCAGGGATATTTTTCAGGATGTCATGATTTCAATTTTTCGGCAGGCAAATAACGGACTGGAACTGAAGTGCTCTTTTAATACTTTTTTATACCTGGCTTGCAAAAAAAGGTGGATCAGTTATGCGCAATCAAAATATAGATCCAAAACCAGTTATGGAGATGACAACGTCGGAAATGTATTTTCCATCAATGAAGAAGTAAATCATTTTCTCAAAGAGGATGAAAAATTCAAATTGATGATGGAAAAAGTTAAAATGATGAATGAAGGTTGCAGGGATGTTATTGAATTATCCTGGAAACGAGGGGAAGACGGAAACTATATGAGTTGGATGGAAATTGCTCAAATACTCGAGGTTAGCTATGCATATGTAAGGAAAAAGGCATCCGAATGTAAAAGCAGACTGATCGATTTGGTCAGAAAGGATGTCAGATTTAGAGAACTACTGTAA
- a CDS encoding gliding motility-associated C-terminal domain-containing protein, whose amino-acid sequence MKNKNFSSCVWIILSILFCTEFIRAQQDFYCGHETFLYELLQDATFSDLTENLQKKYVIEHQSATAARNSGDEIVIPLIIHIIHNNGIENISDQQVIKGLQYLNNAFANEGHYTKPENTDTGIRFCLAKRNSRGEPISGIIRYNSIYTDMRLSGARRAIYDMTDFESEKAMHIFLVKKSCLGSNCKIAGFSGLVSGIFMDAQYFGSIPNHSKVAPHEMGHYLGLYHTFYKGCPNDDCLNDGDKVCDTPPDNQTGKYPCSVVFNSCRSDDNDHRVINPFRPVFLGGTGDQPDLGNNFMDYIFEGCADGFTAGQSARMHFYLNTLYKSLLTSKSCFNPCLNPPEASYSISTDSILSGDILTVSDQSENALYYRWYLDGVFISDQPSPAIPFTIPGRYTLRLEVSGNDPACDISVTEKTITVLCGVRACFESEIRYPYLIFRDCSVGRETISWTVRKNGKDIIYSGTNTLDSIYINNIYSVQICLHSNGIWCNDTHCIYVDIQSDGSEICDNGIDDDGDGLIDLFDPNCHCNNTAYQAQCPSDCPVLPDSFPDFKMKLKWVSELVGIGLLPGNPLVGDINNDGNVDVIFVKNERGANGFLPINRYLVHVDGKTGNVINEKYVGDRLSGIRIGGIADLNNNGYSEIITLERSYLSIFDKDFNLLMKTEISSQSSGESAFTADIDGDGIAEICKSDVVYNSQTGKIVMDFKDEKNCIFGSVNAICNFPQNLLVDVLPSPGLEIVSGKVVFEISLTDKNGQTGNFINPVYAPSPVLDGFFNVADIDMDGKIDVVVARGKSMDDSGGIWIWDPRTQNLIASGEVGELGGFPTIGDVDGDCIPEIGVIFKNELWMYKYDGSDNLKLMYVLPIIERSGRTSITMFDFNQDGKMEIVYKDEENLMIIDGPTGTIISTTPLRHGTGLEYPVIADVDGDGQAEILITGYTTTSDEYRLFCYGTDGTPWAPARSVWNQYNYNPTYINDDLTIPRYPQHTAQSLQGTENCPQVTCATPYNNFMVQATYRTQEGCYVWPEHNRDLTISATSRCLGDSIEICFSPRSSIAGDSALMVYISCFLFISDDFTMIDKIAIRSDTCIWMQKLSGVDSMFIVINETGGIFPPSFTNTTIAECDYTNNVFVLDLKGPDLTIDILSYECTGDSLIFYISTDNKGAESDIPCISGGCYFTDPTDNDQNPPLEITEWCFKYDNILMQYQYRDTFRVAIPLPAGQTGMWWTINEGGFGPGLASSLLTDIYECNYTNNTAYISFDLTEKTLDLGPDITKCGSDVVTLDAGAEFNSYLWSDLTTEAVYSSSDEGIHYVEATDQCGRMYRDTVTITIDRSNDIDLGADVTLCVGESYAIQVSDIYDRIQWFPSEMVDCDTCPSVQVITATSGMLIAVAQIENCISIDTMEIQVLTPPTEERNVRICDGESFDFYGDILTASGSYVHAKANCDSIITLRLEVYTPDSTEISERICRGDSVLFDGRYVNTPGDFTSILQNKDGCDSLVTLRLSVSDTLVEYSAVNLCEGDSVLIAGSWVKNSGSYTEMFTSISTGCDSMTITEVNVQPEIVTVLDYQLCEGDSVLIAGSWVKNSGSYTEMFTSVSTGCDSMTITEVNVLPEIVTVIDFQMCDGDSVFVYDRWLHTSGEYTIESQTNAGCDSIIIVDLSISPTYQSEETYSICTGDSIYVHDQWVKASGNYPGNFISLAGCDSMSVVVVEVLEAITTETDVSLCSGDSIYLSGGWVSEAGLYEERYTATGGCDSLVRTVLSISPTTEQRDSIGLCDGETITLHGESISAPGDYIHMIPGAMCDIRVYSHIYSLPISVAESNFILCPNDSIQINGEWIFQSGDYRYTFSNLWGCDSFFTAKVQLLSDPPQPELEADCDEGHTIARVTDYNFWQPRWSTGSDASEVIFRTSGPASLVWRADPDCEVTYNWINPDVSGLSEVPTLGDVNSTDGSSIPMTTGLDESEWTVIWSPAWAVSCSPCSETNIKTGIDTEITVTMTHISGCVYVRTLRVSVESTEVVLPNIFAPSSTGPNRLWSIQLPLGYELKEIFIYDRWGNQVAGDNIRESLSWDGRFKGMDLQPGVFVYFMKYADSKGNMIVKRGDVTLMR is encoded by the coding sequence GTGAAAAACAAAAATTTTTCATCATGTGTCTGGATCATTCTATCAATCCTGTTTTGTACGGAATTTATTCGTGCACAACAGGATTTTTATTGTGGGCATGAAACTTTTTTATACGAATTGTTACAAGATGCAACATTCTCAGATTTAACTGAAAATTTGCAGAAAAAATATGTTATAGAACATCAATCCGCAACCGCTGCACGAAATTCAGGTGATGAAATAGTAATTCCGTTGATTATTCATATCATACATAATAACGGCATCGAAAATATCAGTGATCAACAAGTGATCAAAGGACTACAATATCTCAATAATGCTTTTGCAAATGAAGGACATTATACCAAACCCGAAAATACAGATACAGGCATCAGATTTTGTCTGGCAAAAAGAAACAGTCGCGGAGAACCAATAAGTGGTATTATCAGGTACAATTCCATCTACACAGATATGCGTCTGTCAGGGGCGAGAAGAGCTATATATGATATGACTGATTTTGAATCAGAAAAAGCAATGCATATTTTTCTTGTTAAAAAATCTTGTTTAGGAAGTAATTGTAAAATAGCGGGATTTTCCGGATTGGTCAGCGGAATATTTATGGATGCACAATATTTTGGTTCAATTCCAAATCATTCAAAAGTTGCACCACATGAAATGGGGCATTATCTTGGGCTCTATCATACTTTTTACAAAGGATGTCCCAATGATGATTGTCTCAATGACGGCGATAAAGTCTGCGATACTCCACCGGATAATCAAACCGGCAAATATCCATGCTCCGTGGTCTTTAATTCATGCAGGTCAGATGATAATGACCATAGAGTAATAAATCCTTTCAGACCGGTCTTTTTAGGAGGTACAGGTGACCAACCGGATTTGGGAAATAATTTTATGGATTATATATTTGAAGGATGTGCAGACGGATTTACCGCAGGTCAGTCTGCAAGAATGCATTTTTATTTGAACACACTTTACAAAAGTTTATTAACATCCAAATCCTGCTTCAATCCATGCCTGAATCCACCAGAAGCATCTTATAGTATTTCAACTGACAGTATTCTAAGCGGTGATATCCTGACAGTGTCGGATCAGTCAGAAAATGCATTGTATTATCGCTGGTATCTGGATGGTGTATTTATATCAGACCAGCCTTCGCCTGCTATCCCGTTCACTATACCCGGTAGATATACCCTTCGTCTTGAGGTGTCCGGCAATGACCCTGCATGTGATATTTCTGTCACAGAAAAAACGATCACGGTCCTTTGTGGGGTACGTGCATGTTTTGAGTCGGAAATCCGATATCCGTACCTGATATTCAGAGATTGTTCTGTGGGAAGGGAAACAATCAGTTGGACTGTACGGAAAAATGGAAAAGATATTATTTATAGCGGTACAAACACGCTGGATTCAATATATATTAATAATATTTATTCAGTTCAGATATGCCTTCACAGCAACGGCATCTGGTGCAATGATACACATTGCATTTATGTGGATATACAAAGCGATGGATCAGAAATCTGTGACAACGGTATCGATGATGACGGGGATGGACTTATTGATTTGTTTGACCCGAATTGCCACTGCAATAATACTGCTTACCAGGCACAATGTCCATCTGATTGTCCCGTCTTGCCTGACAGCTTTCCGGATTTTAAAATGAAATTGAAGTGGGTGTCGGAGCTGGTAGGTATTGGTCTACTTCCTGGAAATCCATTGGTTGGTGATATCAATAATGATGGAAATGTTGATGTAATATTTGTAAAAAATGAAAGGGGAGCTAATGGATTTCTACCGATTAATAGATACTTAGTTCATGTTGATGGGAAAACAGGTAATGTTATAAATGAAAAATATGTCGGGGACAGACTAAGTGGTATAAGAATAGGAGGCATAGCCGACTTAAATAATAATGGATATTCGGAAATTATAACACTAGAAAGATCATACCTAAGTATTTTTGACAAAGATTTTAATTTGCTTATGAAGACAGAGATTTCGTCTCAATCTTCTGGTGAATCAGCTTTTACAGCCGATATTGATGGTGACGGTATAGCTGAAATTTGTAAAAGTGATGTGGTTTATAACAGTCAGACAGGTAAGATAGTTATGGATTTCAAAGATGAAAAGAATTGCATATTTGGAAGCGTTAATGCTATTTGCAACTTTCCTCAAAATTTATTGGTAGATGTATTGCCATCTCCTGGATTGGAAATTGTATCAGGTAAAGTAGTTTTCGAAATTAGTTTAACCGATAAAAATGGACAAACCGGAAATTTTATAAATCCTGTTTATGCGCCTTCACCTGTCCTGGATGGATTTTTCAATGTGGCAGATATTGATATGGATGGAAAAATAGATGTTGTTGTGGCAAGAGGAAAAAGTATGGATGATTCTGGCGGGATATGGATTTGGGACCCTCGAACACAAAATTTAATAGCAAGTGGAGAAGTTGGAGAATTGGGAGGTTTTCCTACAATTGGTGATGTAGATGGAGATTGTATTCCTGAAATTGGGGTCATTTTTAAAAATGAACTATGGATGTATAAGTATGATGGTTCAGATAATCTCAAATTAATGTATGTTTTGCCAATTATAGAACGTTCAGGAAGAACATCAATAACAATGTTTGATTTTAATCAGGATGGGAAAATGGAAATCGTATATAAAGATGAAGAAAATCTGATGATCATTGACGGACCGACAGGAACAATAATTAGTACTACACCACTCAGACATGGAACCGGTTTGGAATATCCGGTCATTGCTGATGTTGATGGCGACGGACAGGCAGAGATTTTGATCACAGGCTATACCACCACAAGTGATGAGTATCGTCTGTTTTGTTATGGTACTGATGGTACACCCTGGGCCCCTGCCCGCTCTGTCTGGAATCAATACAACTATAATCCAACTTATATCAATGATGATCTCACCATCCCTCGCTATCCGCAGCACACGGCACAGTCGCTACAGGGCACAGAAAACTGTCCCCAAGTGACCTGCGCCACCCCATACAACAACTTTATGGTGCAAGCCACCTATCGCACACAGGAAGGTTGCTATGTATGGCCGGAACATAACCGGGATCTGACGATTTCAGCGACTTCCAGATGTCTGGGAGATAGTATCGAGATTTGTTTTTCACCCCGGTCGAGTATTGCAGGTGATTCCGCACTGATGGTGTACATATCATGCTTTCTGTTTATAAGTGATGATTTTACGATGATAGATAAAATAGCTATCAGAAGTGATACTTGCATCTGGATGCAAAAACTAAGTGGAGTGGATAGTATGTTTATCGTAATTAATGAGACGGGCGGGATTTTTCCACCATCCTTTACCAACACAACCATCGCAGAGTGTGACTATACAAACAATGTATTTGTCCTTGACCTGAAAGGCCCTGATCTGACGATCGATATATTGTCGTATGAATGTACGGGAGACAGTCTGATTTTTTATATCAGCACAGATAATAAAGGTGCTGAATCAGATATACCCTGTATCAGTGGAGGTTGCTATTTTACAGATCCAACAGATAATGATCAAAACCCACCGTTGGAAATTACTGAATGGTGCTTTAAGTATGATAACATCCTGATGCAATATCAGTACAGAGACACCTTCAGGGTCGCTATTCCCCTGCCAGCAGGGCAAACAGGGATGTGGTGGACGATCAATGAAGGCGGATTTGGTCCTGGTTTGGCGAGCTCCTTACTTACAGATATTTACGAGTGTAATTATACCAATAATACAGCCTATATTTCCTTTGATCTCACAGAAAAAACCCTCGACCTCGGTCCCGACATCACCAAGTGTGGCAGCGATGTAGTTACTTTGGATGCCGGAGCAGAATTCAACAGTTATCTCTGGAGTGATCTCACCACAGAAGCTGTTTATTCATCCTCTGACGAAGGTATCCACTATGTAGAAGCGACCGATCAGTGCGGCAGGATGTACAGAGATACCGTGACTATCACTATAGACAGGAGTAATGATATCGACCTGGGTGCCGATGTGACCCTTTGTGTCGGCGAGAGTTATGCCATACAGGTCAGTGATATTTATGACCGGATACAGTGGTTTCCGTCAGAGATGGTGGATTGTGATACCTGTCCGTCTGTTCAGGTGATTACAGCCACATCCGGCATGTTGATTGCCGTCGCACAGATAGAAAACTGTATCAGCATCGATACGATGGAGATACAGGTATTGACACCTCCGACAGAAGAACGAAATGTCCGTATCTGCGATGGTGAGAGTTTTGATTTTTATGGCGATATACTGACAGCTTCTGGCAGCTACGTACATGCCAAAGCAAACTGCGACAGCATCATCACTCTCAGACTGGAGGTCTATACACCCGACTCCACGGAGATATCCGAGCGGATTTGTCGGGGAGATTCGGTACTGTTTGATGGCCGATATGTGAATACACCGGGTGACTTCACTTCTATCCTTCAGAATAAAGATGGTTGCGATAGTCTCGTAACTCTCCGCCTCAGCGTGAGTGACACGTTGGTAGAATACAGTGCTGTCAACTTGTGTGAAGGAGATTCTGTCCTGATAGCAGGAAGTTGGGTAAAAAACTCAGGTAGCTATACAGAGATGTTTACTTCCATAAGTACCGGATGTGACAGTATGACGATCACAGAAGTAAATGTTCAGCCGGAAATTGTAACGGTTTTGGATTACCAATTGTGTGAAGGAGATTCTGTCCTGATAGCAGGAAGTTGGGTGAAAAACTCAGGTAGCTATACAGAGATGTTTACTTCTGTAAGTACAGGATGTGACAGTATGACGATCACAGAGGTAAACGTCCTGCCGGAGATTGTGACGGTTATTGACTTCCAAATGTGTGACGGAGATTCTGTTTTTGTTTACGACAGGTGGCTCCATACTTCCGGGGAATACACTATCGAAAGTCAGACAAATGCAGGTTGCGACAGTATCATCATAGTAGATCTGAGTATATCACCGACATACCAAAGTGAGGAGACATACAGCATCTGTACCGGTGACTCCATTTATGTACACGATCAATGGGTGAAGGCATCCGGAAATTATCCAGGAAATTTTATTTCCCTTGCCGGTTGTGACAGTATGAGTGTGGTAGTGGTTGAAGTATTGGAAGCCATAACCACGGAAACAGACGTATCCCTTTGTTCCGGCGACTCGATTTACCTTTCAGGTGGTTGGGTTAGTGAAGCAGGTTTATATGAAGAGAGATATACTGCCACAGGCGGATGCGACAGTCTCGTCCGAACTGTACTCAGTATTAGTCCGACTACAGAACAAAGAGACAGCATCGGACTTTGTGATGGAGAGACTATCACGCTGCACGGCGAGAGCATCAGTGCACCGGGCGATTATATACATATGATACCGGGAGCTATGTGTGACATTCGGGTTTACAGTCATATTTATTCATTACCGATCAGTGTAGCAGAGAGCAACTTTATTCTTTGTCCGAATGACTCCATACAGATCAATGGAGAATGGATTTTCCAATCAGGAGATTACCGATATACGTTCAGCAATTTGTGGGGTTGTGATTCATTTTTTACTGCGAAAGTACAATTACTCTCCGATCCACCCCAACCGGAATTGGAAGCAGATTGCGACGAAGGACACACCATAGCACGGGTAACAGACTACAACTTTTGGCAACCACGCTGGAGTACAGGAAGCGATGCTTCAGAAGTCATCTTTAGAACATCAGGTCCTGCGTCACTCGTATGGCGAGCCGACCCGGATTGTGAAGTTACCTATAACTGGATAAATCCTGATGTTTCCGGATTGTCAGAGGTTCCGACGCTTGGTGATGTAAACAGTACAGATGGGAGCAGTATCCCAATGACTACAGGATTAGATGAATCCGAGTGGACAGTGATCTGGTCACCGGCCTGGGCAGTTAGTTGTTCACCCTGTTCTGAGACAAACATAAAAACAGGCATTGACACAGAAATCACCGTGACGATGACCCACATCTCCGGATGCGTGTATGTACGTACATTACGCGTCTCCGTAGAAAGCACAGAGGTTGTCCTTCCCAACATCTTTGCACCATCCAGCACCGGACCCAACAGACTTTGGAGCATACAACTTCCATTGGGATATGAACTGAAAGAAATCTTTATCTACGACCGATGGGGCAATCAGGTAGCCGGTGATAATATCAGAGAGTCTTTATCCTGGGATGGCAGGTTTAAAGGGATGGATCTTCAACCGGGGGTATTTGTATATTTTATGAAGTATGCGGATTCGAAGGGGAATATGATTGTAAAGAGAGGGGATGTGACGTTGATGAGGTAG